The region GTCCGGGCCTATACCGGCCAGCAGGCGTTGGAGCGCGCGCGAAGCTCGCAGCCAGATCTCATCATCCTGGATGCGCAGATGCCTGACATGCACGGCTTCGATGTCTGCCGCGCCCTTCGGAGCGATCCCCGATTCAGCGGAACCACGCCGATCGTCATCACCACCTCGGGACCGTCGGGTCGCACGCAGCGACTCGAGGCGTACCGCGCGGGTGCCTGGGAATTCCTGGGACAGCCGCTCGACGGCGAGGCACTGCTGCTCAAGCTGGGCACCTTTCTGCGCTGCAAGCAGGAAGTCGACGGTCTCCGGGAAGAGAACCTGCTGGATCCGGGCACCGGTTTGTACAACATGCGGGGTCTCTCCCGGCGGGCGCGGGAGATCGGTGCGGATGCCCTCAGGCGGCGCGACCCGCTCGCATGCGTGGTCTTTTCCCCCGAGGCCGAGAGCGATCCGAGCGAGGTCACCGACGAGGAGAGCCAGCGGATGGCCGACGAGCTCGGTCTGGTCTTCAAGCGCACCGGGCGGGCATCGGATGCGATCGGCCGCTTGGGTCCGCTGGAGTTCGCCATCATTGCGCCAGCCACAGGCCCGGCCGGCGCCCTCCGGCTGGTTCGACGGCTGGGCAGCGCCGTGGAGGGCGCCACGATTCCGGTTCGGGGCGGCGAGCGCACCGTGCAGGTCCGCGCCGGCTATTGTGCTGTGCCCGACTTCGCCGAGTCGTCGGTGGACGCGGTGGAGCTACTCCTGCGCGCCACGACGGCGCTGCGAGACCTCACGCGGGACGGTGATGGCGAGCGGGTTCGGTCGTTCGAGCAGGTGCCGCTCCAGTTCCCCAGTTGAGGCTTGCGGCCGCTCTAAGTGTCGTCTA is a window of Gemmatimonadales bacterium DNA encoding:
- a CDS encoding response regulator, with amino-acid sequence MANREKAVSAPLVLIANDQEWSARSLESILGPNGYSVVRAYTGQQALERARSSQPDLIILDAQMPDMHGFDVCRALRSDPRFSGTTPIVITTSGPSGRTQRLEAYRAGAWEFLGQPLDGEALLLKLGTFLRCKQEVDGLREENLLDPGTGLYNMRGLSRRAREIGADALRRRDPLACVVFSPEAESDPSEVTDEESQRMADELGLVFKRTGRASDAIGRLGPLEFAIIAPATGPAGALRLVRRLGSAVEGATIPVRGGERTVQVRAGYCAVPDFAESSVDAVELLLRATTALRDLTRDGDGERVRSFEQVPLQFPS